The Rahnella aceris genome contains the following window.
TTATCAATACCTGCTCAATATCTGGCAGACCTGGAGTCTCGAGATGAGCGAGGTCAGCGCCGGAGTATTGCGCGGGCAGGTTGAAAAAATTACCCAGATTGAACAGCAAGACAAATGGTTCAAACGCATTGATCTGGCGGATGTGCAGAAAGACATTACTGAGGCATTTTCTGCGATCCCGGTGCCTGTTGAACGTCTTACTGAATTTAATAATTGTCGGGAAGATTATCAGACCTGTCTGCGCTGGCTTGAGCAGGGTAAACGCAGTGTCGACCGGCGCAATCTGGCTTGGACTGACAGGGTGATTGCTGATAACCGTGACTTTTTTGATACCGTTGAAGTGTCACCGCTCAATGACAGCCAATGCCGCGCTGTCGTGAACGGTGAAGACGCGGTGCTGGTGCTGGCTGGCGCGGGCAGTGGTAAAACGTCGGTGCTGGTGGCGCGCGCGGGCTGGCTGTTGCGCCGTCAGGAAGCGCATCCTGAACAAATTCTGTTGCTGGCCTTTGGTCGTCAGGCAGCGGATGAAATGAACGGGCGTATCAAAGAGCGTTTGCATACTGAAGGCATCAAGGCCAAGACATTTCATGCGCTCGCTTTGCAGATTATCCAGGAAGGCAGCAAAAAAGCCCCCAAAATCAGCAAACTTGAAACCGATTCGAAAGCCCGGCGCAGCTTACTGATTAAGACATGGCAGCAGCAGTGTGCAGAGAAAAAAGTGCAGGCCAGCGGCTGGCGGCAATGGATGACAGACGAACTGGAATGGACCGTTCCTGAGGGTGATTACTGGAAAAATAAATCGCTGGCGGAGCGCCTCGGAAGCCGCCTTGAACGCTGGCTCAGCCTGATGCGTATGCACGGTGGCAGTCAGGCGGAGATGATCGAAAGCGCGCCGGAAGACGTCAAAGATCTGTTTACAAAGCGTATTCGTCTGATGGCACCGCTGATGAAAGCCTGGAAAACGGCACTGAAAGAAGAGGGCGCAGTGGACTTTTCCGGGCTTATCCATCAGGCAGTCAATATTCTGGAAAAAGGGCGTTTTGTCAGCCCGTGGAAGCATATTCTGGTGGATGAATTCCAGGACATTTCCCCCCAGCGTGCACTGCTGCTTTCTGCCTTGCGTAAACTTAACAAACATACCAGTTTGTTTGCTGTGGGGGACGACTGGCAGGCGATTTACCGTTTCAGCGGTGCGGAGTTGTCCCTGACCACGGCGTTTGCTGACAATTTTGGCGAAGGAGCGCAATGCGCACTGGATACGACTTACCGGTTCAATGACCGCATCGGTGAAATTGCCAATAAGTTTGTGCAGCAAAACCCTTATCAGTTGAAGAAGCTGCTGAACAGTCTGACCAAAGGCAACAAGAAAAATGTCGTGATACTGCCTGAGG
Protein-coding sequences here:
- the helD gene encoding DNA helicase IV: MELKSTSFGKHLAQHPYNRVRLLNAGVEVSGDKHHYLIPFNQLIQIRCKRGIVWGELEFELPEQKVVRLHGTEWQETQRFYQYLLNIWQTWSLEMSEVSAGVLRGQVEKITQIEQQDKWFKRIDLADVQKDITEAFSAIPVPVERLTEFNNCREDYQTCLRWLEQGKRSVDRRNLAWTDRVIADNRDFFDTVEVSPLNDSQCRAVVNGEDAVLVLAGAGSGKTSVLVARAGWLLRRQEAHPEQILLLAFGRQAADEMNGRIKERLHTEGIKAKTFHALALQIIQEGSKKAPKISKLETDSKARRSLLIKTWQQQCAEKKVQASGWRQWMTDELEWTVPEGDYWKNKSLAERLGSRLERWLSLMRMHGGSQAEMIESAPEDVKDLFTKRIRLMAPLMKAWKTALKEEGAVDFSGLIHQAVNILEKGRFVSPWKHILVDEFQDISPQRALLLSALRKLNKHTSLFAVGDDWQAIYRFSGAELSLTTAFADNFGEGAQCALDTTYRFNDRIGEIANKFVQQNPYQLKKLLNSLTKGNKKNVVILPEDQMEKLLDKLSGYVTVDEHILVLARYHHLRPQILEKAATRWPKLNLDFMTIHASKGQQAEYVIIVGLHDGNDGFPAPARESLLEEVLLPEPENFLDAEERRLLYVAMTRAKHQVWLLQDKERPSVFVEQLEDIGVLVQRKP